The Cellulomonas sp. S1-8 genome has a window encoding:
- a CDS encoding aromatic amino acid ammonia-lyase, whose protein sequence is MTVRAAPTTHVDLASPLRPCHLVAAAGPVDVVVPPEARTRTGAVRTFLDVALAEDRAVYGATTGFGALVGFRGRADSRDQADNTLAHLGAGQGPALDPGLVRAAVLVRARSLAQGASGVGPHVLDALAAMLGTTFAPVVPRWGSVGASGDLVPLAAVAGALRGHGEAEVDGHRMPAHDALAAAGLTPLALDGRDALALVNGTSLTTAALALALHGVRRAHDALVRLTCLLTDLLGCDPQFTDADLLDRYGHPGAAVVGARMRALLAGTVPSGTRALQEAYSIRCTPQLLGAAHDALRYVEDVVTADLAGVSDNPLLFPEHDKVVHGGNFFGQPAAFAADLLALVAAQLGNLAERQLDLLVDPVRNGGLPPMLAAGPGRQHGLQGVQLASTALVAELRRDAAPASMQSLPTNLHTQDVVPFGTQAALRSLDGAGILRLLVGSLALGLRQAAHVGARAPTAPASAELLDALRAAVRPVDPDRPLEQDVRTAADVVLRTAPEDLS, encoded by the coding sequence ATGACCGTCCGTGCCGCGCCGACGACCCACGTCGACCTCGCCTCCCCCCTGCGCCCCTGCCACCTCGTGGCGGCCGCGGGCCCGGTCGACGTCGTCGTCCCGCCCGAGGCACGGACGCGCACCGGCGCGGTACGGACCTTCCTCGACGTCGCACTCGCCGAGGACCGCGCGGTGTACGGCGCCACCACGGGGTTCGGTGCCCTGGTCGGCTTCCGCGGCCGCGCCGACTCCCGCGACCAGGCCGACAACACGCTCGCGCACCTCGGCGCCGGGCAGGGGCCGGCGCTGGACCCCGGTCTCGTGCGCGCCGCCGTGCTGGTGCGGGCGCGCTCGTTGGCGCAGGGGGCGTCAGGGGTCGGGCCGCACGTGCTCGACGCGCTCGCGGCGATGCTCGGCACGACGTTCGCGCCCGTCGTGCCGCGCTGGGGGTCGGTCGGCGCCAGCGGTGACCTCGTGCCGCTCGCCGCCGTCGCCGGCGCGCTGCGCGGCCACGGCGAGGCCGAGGTCGACGGGCACCGGATGCCTGCGCACGACGCGTTGGCCGCGGCAGGCCTGACGCCCCTCGCGCTCGACGGCCGCGACGCCCTCGCGCTGGTGAACGGCACGTCGCTGACGACGGCCGCTCTGGCGCTCGCGCTCCACGGCGTGCGCCGCGCGCACGACGCGCTCGTGCGGCTGACGTGCCTGCTGACCGACCTGCTCGGCTGCGACCCGCAGTTCACCGACGCCGACCTGCTCGACCGGTACGGCCACCCCGGCGCGGCCGTCGTCGGCGCGCGCATGCGTGCGCTGCTCGCGGGCACGGTGCCGTCGGGGACCCGGGCGCTGCAGGAGGCGTACTCGATCCGCTGCACGCCCCAGCTGCTGGGGGCCGCGCACGACGCGCTGCGGTACGTCGAGGACGTCGTCACCGCTGACCTCGCGGGCGTCAGCGACAACCCCCTGCTGTTCCCCGAGCACGACAAGGTCGTGCACGGCGGCAACTTCTTCGGTCAGCCCGCCGCGTTCGCGGCCGACCTGCTGGCGCTCGTCGCCGCGCAGCTCGGCAACCTCGCCGAGCGCCAGCTCGACCTGCTCGTCGACCCGGTCCGCAACGGCGGGCTGCCCCCGATGCTCGCCGCGGGACCCGGCCGGCAGCACGGGCTGCAGGGCGTGCAGCTCGCGTCGACCGCCCTGGTCGCCGAGCTCCGCCGCGACGCGGCCCCGGCGAGCATGCAGTCGCTGCCGACCAACCTGCACACCCAGGACGTCGTGCCGTTCGGCACGCAGGCCGCGCTGCGCTCGCTGGACGGCGCAGGGATCCTGCGCCTGCTCGTGGGCTCGCTCGCGCTGGGACTGCGGCAGGCCGCCCACGTCGGCGCCCGTGCACCCACCGCGCCCGCGTCGGCGGAGCTGCTCGACGCGCTCCGCGCCGCCGTCCGTCCTGTCGACCCCGACCGCCCGCTCGAGCAGGACGTCCGCACCGCCGCGGACGTCGTCCTACGCACCGCACCGGAGGACCTGTCGTGA
- a CDS encoding DUF817 domain-containing protein codes for MGLVLRDLRSYPRPDLPRAPARELTVVEERIDAWARARLARMPRSPARVVVVELVVFVLKQGWACLFGALLLAVLLAARFWYPDDAVLARNDALTLAALTLQVLMLATRLETVREMRVVLLFHVVGTVMELFKTDVGSWSYAADGVLRVGAVPLFSGFMYAAVGSYLVRVFRIFDLRFDRYPARWVTAVLAAAIYVNFFTHHWVADARWLLLAGVVAVYGRTVMHFRVHARRLRMPVLLAFTLVASFIWAAENVATFAGAWLYPSQVDGWHVVGGTKLVSWFLLMIVSVVLVAWVYPPRPPGRADDVRR; via the coding sequence ATGGGCCTCGTGCTTCGTGACCTGCGCTCGTACCCGCGCCCCGACCTGCCGCGGGCGCCGGCGCGCGAGCTCACGGTCGTCGAGGAACGCATCGACGCGTGGGCCCGCGCCCGCCTGGCCCGCATGCCGCGCAGCCCTGCGCGGGTGGTCGTCGTCGAGCTGGTCGTCTTCGTCCTCAAGCAGGGCTGGGCATGCCTCTTCGGTGCCCTCCTCCTCGCGGTGCTGCTCGCCGCGAGGTTCTGGTACCCGGACGACGCGGTGCTCGCCCGCAACGACGCGCTGACCCTCGCGGCGCTCACCCTCCAGGTGCTCATGCTGGCGACCCGCCTCGAGACGGTCCGCGAGATGCGCGTCGTCCTGCTGTTCCACGTCGTCGGCACCGTGATGGAGCTGTTCAAGACCGACGTCGGCTCCTGGTCGTACGCCGCGGACGGGGTGCTGCGCGTCGGCGCGGTCCCCCTGTTCTCGGGCTTCATGTACGCCGCCGTGGGCTCGTACCTGGTGCGTGTGTTCCGGATCTTCGACCTGCGCTTCGACCGCTACCCGGCCCGCTGGGTCACCGCCGTGCTGGCCGCCGCGATCTACGTCAACTTCTTCACGCACCACTGGGTTGCCGACGCACGCTGGCTGCTGCTCGCCGGCGTGGTGGCGGTCTACGGGCGCACCGTCATGCACTTCCGGGTGCACGCGCGCCGGCTGCGGATGCCGGTGCTGCTCGCGTTCACCCTCGTCGCGTCGTTCATCTGGGCGGCGGAGAACGTCGCGACGTTCGCCGGCGCGTGGCTCTACCCGTCGCAGGTGGACGGCTGGCACGTCGTGGGCGGGACCAAGCTCGTGTCGTGGTTCCTGCTCATGATCGTCTCGGTGGTGCTCGTGGCCTGGGTCTACCCGCCGCGGCCGCCGGGGCGCGCCGACGACGTCAGGCGGTGA
- a CDS encoding NAD(P)-binding domain-containing protein, whose protein sequence is MTLDHLIIGAGPAGLQLGALLEADGRRDYLVVDRADVPGSFFERYPRHRRLISINKPRTGSDDPEVNLRLDWNSLLSDDPDLRFTRYTDRYFPDADVMVRYLADFAERSKVRVRYGAAVTRVSRRDDVFEVEVGGETLTARTVVVATGVSRPNRPAIPGFELAEGYDTMSVDPADYLDQRVLIIGKGNSAFETADALMETTTVIHVAGPDSVHLAWRTHYVGHLRAVNNNFLDSYQLKSANAVLDGTVERIERDDDGLAVTFRFARAEESRVLHYDRVLACTGFAFDASVFDASCRPALAINDRFPAQTDEWESVDVPGLFFAGTLTQQRDFRHSTSGFVHGFRYGVRALHRVLERRYADAPWPSVPVDPTPEAITAAVVERVNRTSALWQQFGVLADVVTVTGAQARFHEEVPVDYHARVGLGADGHDDDAFVVTLEYGPDHDKVDPFDITISRIAQDTPGVAHDAAYLHPVVRHHRRGEHVATHHVAENLENRWDRPDAHVAPLEAFVAGALAGR, encoded by the coding sequence GTGACCCTCGACCACCTCATCATCGGAGCCGGCCCCGCGGGCCTGCAGCTCGGCGCACTGCTGGAGGCCGACGGGCGGCGCGACTACCTCGTCGTCGACCGCGCCGACGTCCCCGGGTCGTTCTTCGAGCGGTACCCGCGCCACCGCCGCCTCATCTCGATCAACAAGCCACGCACCGGCAGCGACGACCCCGAGGTGAACCTGCGGCTCGACTGGAACTCCCTGCTGAGCGACGACCCCGACCTGCGGTTCACGCGGTACACCGACCGGTACTTCCCCGACGCCGACGTGATGGTCCGCTACCTCGCGGACTTCGCGGAGCGGTCCAAGGTGCGCGTGCGGTACGGCGCGGCCGTCACCCGCGTCTCGCGCCGCGACGACGTCTTCGAGGTCGAGGTGGGAGGCGAGACGCTGACGGCCCGCACGGTCGTCGTCGCGACGGGCGTCAGCCGCCCGAACCGCCCGGCGATCCCGGGGTTCGAGCTCGCCGAGGGGTACGACACCATGTCGGTCGACCCCGCGGACTACCTCGACCAGCGTGTGCTGATCATCGGCAAGGGCAACTCGGCGTTCGAGACCGCCGACGCCCTCATGGAGACGACGACGGTGATCCACGTCGCCGGGCCCGACTCGGTGCACCTGGCGTGGCGCACGCACTACGTGGGCCACCTGCGCGCGGTGAACAACAACTTCCTCGACAGCTACCAGCTGAAGTCCGCCAACGCGGTGCTCGACGGCACGGTCGAGCGCATCGAGCGCGACGACGACGGACTGGCGGTCACGTTCCGGTTCGCGCGCGCCGAGGAGTCCCGCGTGCTGCACTACGACCGCGTGCTCGCGTGCACGGGGTTCGCGTTCGACGCGTCGGTGTTCGACGCGTCGTGCCGGCCGGCGCTCGCGATCAACGACCGGTTCCCCGCGCAGACGGACGAGTGGGAGTCGGTCGACGTCCCCGGCCTGTTCTTCGCCGGGACGCTCACCCAGCAGCGCGACTTCCGGCACTCCACCAGCGGGTTCGTGCACGGCTTCCGGTATGGCGTGCGTGCCCTGCACCGCGTCCTCGAGCGCCGGTACGCGGACGCGCCGTGGCCGTCGGTGCCCGTGGACCCGACACCCGAGGCGATCACCGCGGCCGTCGTCGAGCGGGTCAACCGCACGTCCGCCCTGTGGCAGCAGTTCGGGGTCCTCGCGGACGTGGTCACCGTCACCGGGGCGCAGGCGCGGTTCCACGAGGAGGTCCCCGTCGACTACCACGCGCGCGTCGGCCTGGGCGCCGACGGGCACGACGACGACGCGTTCGTCGTCACCCTCGAGTACGGCCCCGACCACGACAAGGTCGATCCGTTCGACATCACCATCAGCCGCATCGCGCAGGACACCCCCGGCGTCGCGCACGACGCCGCGTACCTGCACCCCGTGGTGCGGCACCACCGCCGCGGCGAGCACGTCGCGACCCACCACGTCGCAGAGAACCTGGAGAACCGGTGGGACCGTCCCGACGCGCACGTCGCACCGCTCGAGGCCTTCGTGGCCGGAGCCCTGGCGGGGCGCTGA
- a CDS encoding cytochrome P450, whose product MNPGVAALGAVALAVVWSLPRWLPPAVVRLRERVFTAVNGTEGIPVPGPLVGPEHFERVYAHPAADGRSAGAGLSDLFWYWLAPGAHMHQEHLEPGERYRTVARTTRQVLAVRHERSDALATAAVRRALDRLPVDRPSLVRLRDLLMPVWAEVYHELVFAEPCPRDARDLVVANADDVVTALKGTGLRHLDRRDRLTRYLRSRVEDGTCPVVLPPPFTAQETAWYLQGAFFNTAVVQMSEAAAHVLLSAAAYPPARDQVDDDDALDRIVDETLRVHPLFGIAHRITSAPIVVDEVVTLPAGSVLLFNYLAYQRTGAAADDTFDPDRWRTLRHHDAHFLPFGVTANRACPARGSAPVMLRAVLREVLRRYDVTSTAAHTRSMPNRGPAYLTPVGVAGPGRARLAALRWRDRWADVGRSVQQLVLGTAMVLDARRLKPCTTYFAEVRV is encoded by the coding sequence GTGAACCCCGGCGTGGCGGCACTCGGCGCCGTCGCCCTCGCCGTGGTCTGGAGCCTGCCGCGCTGGCTGCCGCCCGCCGTGGTGCGGCTGCGCGAGCGCGTGTTCACGGCCGTCAACGGCACCGAGGGCATCCCCGTGCCCGGTCCGCTGGTGGGCCCCGAGCACTTCGAGCGCGTGTACGCGCACCCCGCCGCCGACGGGCGCAGCGCCGGGGCGGGCCTGTCCGACCTGTTCTGGTACTGGCTGGCCCCCGGGGCGCACATGCACCAGGAGCACCTGGAACCCGGCGAGCGGTACCGCACGGTCGCCCGCACGACCCGTCAGGTGCTCGCGGTCCGTCACGAGCGCAGCGACGCGCTCGCGACGGCCGCGGTGCGCCGTGCGCTCGACCGGCTGCCCGTGGACCGGCCGAGCCTCGTCCGGCTGCGCGACCTGCTCATGCCGGTGTGGGCGGAGGTGTACCACGAGCTGGTGTTCGCCGAGCCCTGCCCCCGCGACGCGCGCGACCTCGTCGTCGCCAACGCCGACGACGTCGTCACCGCCCTCAAGGGCACGGGTCTGCGCCACCTCGACCGCCGCGACCGCCTCACGCGGTACCTGCGCTCCCGCGTCGAGGACGGCACCTGCCCGGTGGTGCTGCCACCCCCGTTCACCGCGCAGGAGACGGCCTGGTACCTGCAGGGCGCGTTCTTCAACACCGCGGTGGTGCAGATGTCCGAGGCCGCCGCGCACGTCCTGCTGTCCGCCGCCGCGTACCCGCCGGCCCGCGACCAGGTCGACGACGACGACGCGCTCGACCGGATCGTCGACGAGACGCTGCGCGTGCACCCGCTGTTCGGCATCGCGCACCGCATCACGTCCGCGCCGATCGTCGTCGACGAGGTCGTCACCCTGCCGGCCGGCTCGGTGCTGCTCTTCAACTACCTCGCGTACCAGCGCACGGGGGCCGCGGCCGACGACACGTTCGACCCCGACCGGTGGCGCACGCTGCGCCACCACGACGCGCACTTCCTGCCGTTCGGCGTGACCGCCAACCGGGCCTGCCCCGCACGCGGGTCGGCGCCGGTCATGCTGCGTGCCGTGCTGCGCGAGGTGCTGCGCCGGTACGACGTCACGTCGACCGCCGCGCACACGCGCTCGATGCCGAACCGCGGCCCGGCCTACCTCACGCCCGTCGGCGTCGCCGGTCCCGGACGCGCCCGCCTGGCCGCCCTGCGCTGGCGGGACCGGTGGGCCGACGTCGGCCGGTCCGTGCAACAGCTGGTCCTGGGCACCGCCATGGTGCTCGACGCCCGCCGCCTCAAGCCGTGCACCACCTACTTCGCGGAGGTCCGCGTATGA
- a CDS encoding fatty acid desaturase family protein, giving the protein MAPASVPAPPATETRPRQAAATGSYHELSAQVREAGLLDRTPGFYISLLVGLTAVLGGLVTAFVLIGHSWWQLAVAAGLGLVLTQFAFVAHEASHRQVLLTGPANDRLGRVLANGVVGISHSWWMTKHTRHHANPNRVGKDPDIEWDTVSFLEEDAAKQRGLMAAITRKQGWLFFPLLTLEGVNLHFLAFKSLIAAPKSRLRTLELVILTARLSIYVALVVWALPLGMAAAFLAVQLAVFGVYMGASFAPNHKGMAIIPADSRLDFLSKQVLTSRNIGGGTFITQLMGGLDAQIEHHLFPSMPRPHLARARKMVRAHCESIGMPYTETSLVRSYALVVQYLNRVGLSARDPFDCPMVQRYRSRSTR; this is encoded by the coding sequence GTGGCTCCTGCATCCGTACCTGCGCCCCCTGCGACCGAGACGCGCCCCCGCCAGGCGGCTGCGACCGGGAGCTATCACGAGCTGTCCGCACAGGTGCGCGAGGCAGGACTGCTGGACCGGACACCCGGCTTCTACATCTCCCTGCTCGTCGGCCTGACCGCCGTGCTGGGCGGTCTGGTCACCGCGTTCGTGCTGATCGGCCACTCCTGGTGGCAGCTGGCCGTCGCCGCCGGGCTCGGACTGGTGCTCACGCAGTTCGCGTTCGTCGCGCACGAGGCGTCGCACCGCCAGGTGCTGCTGACGGGCCCCGCGAACGACCGCCTGGGCCGCGTCCTGGCCAACGGCGTCGTCGGCATCAGCCACTCGTGGTGGATGACCAAGCACACGCGTCACCACGCCAACCCCAACCGCGTCGGCAAGGACCCCGACATCGAGTGGGACACCGTCTCCTTCCTCGAGGAGGACGCCGCGAAGCAGCGCGGGCTGATGGCGGCGATCACGCGCAAGCAGGGGTGGCTGTTCTTCCCGCTGCTGACGCTCGAGGGCGTCAACCTGCACTTCCTGGCGTTCAAGAGCCTCATCGCCGCCCCCAAGTCCCGGCTGCGCACGCTCGAGCTCGTCATCCTCACGGCCCGCCTGAGCATCTACGTGGCACTCGTCGTGTGGGCGCTCCCGCTCGGCATGGCGGCCGCGTTCCTCGCCGTCCAGCTCGCCGTGTTCGGCGTGTACATGGGGGCGTCCTTCGCCCCCAACCACAAGGGCATGGCGATCATCCCCGCGGACAGCCGCCTGGACTTCCTGTCCAAGCAGGTGCTCACGTCGCGCAACATCGGCGGCGGCACGTTCATCACCCAGCTCATGGGCGGGCTCGACGCGCAGATCGAGCACCACCTGTTCCCGAGCATGCCGCGGCCGCACCTGGCCCGCGCCCGCAAGATGGTGCGCGCGCACTGCGAGAGCATCGGCATGCCGTACACGGAGACGTCGCTGGTGCGGTCGTACGCGCTCGTCGTCCAGTACCTCAACCGCGTCGGCCTGTCCGCGCGCGACCCCTTCGACTGCCCCATGGTCCAGCGGTACCGCTCGCGCTCGACCCGCTGA
- a CDS encoding class I adenylate-forming enzyme family protein has translation MTHDDVTHDVTTGRGRPAVWPQPVLDLLTRDPARPVFEDGDRVVSAGEMADAVARTVAGLRATGVGPGVGVALDLGVSPEAFAATLAAFTVGARVCGLPPGLAPAQRTDLLARADIALVVDDDRLAHLLTTPADGPPVAAGRHPDVARVTWTSGTSGRPKGCVQTYASLTATWAAHPAQWPPAVAALAPRLQRYLVVGSLSSQVVLEYAVLTLAAGGVLVAARPPGFPDAITRHRATASVITVGRLHQLVRAQREHPADLSTLRALLVSGSPLAPARLAEALEVLGPVVFHGYGQTETGMIAMVTPDEMLATPAVRASVGRPPTTVDVQVRDGELWVRTPGQASGYWDDPTETAEVFVDGWVRTRDLGEVDTDGYVHLRGRARDVVIVDAQLVHAGAVERVLAQDPAVAEAYVAGRPDDDTGEAVHAWVVAAHGSVPDADALRDRVARALGTVAVPRTVTVVDHVPLAPSGKPQKSALPAPAVTA, from the coding sequence ATGACGCACGACGACGTGACGCACGACGTGACGACCGGCCGGGGACGTCCGGCGGTCTGGCCGCAGCCGGTGCTCGACCTGCTGACGCGCGATCCGGCCCGGCCGGTCTTCGAGGACGGCGACCGGGTCGTGAGCGCCGGTGAGATGGCGGACGCCGTCGCGCGCACCGTGGCGGGGCTGCGTGCGACCGGGGTCGGTCCGGGCGTCGGCGTCGCGCTCGACCTGGGGGTGTCACCCGAGGCGTTCGCCGCGACCCTCGCCGCCTTCACGGTGGGGGCCCGCGTGTGCGGGCTGCCGCCCGGCCTGGCACCGGCGCAGCGCACCGACCTGCTCGCGCGCGCCGACATCGCCCTCGTCGTCGACGACGACCGCCTCGCGCACCTGCTGACCACACCCGCGGACGGCCCGCCCGTCGCGGCCGGCCGGCACCCCGACGTCGCCCGCGTCACCTGGACCAGCGGGACGAGCGGCCGGCCCAAGGGCTGCGTCCAGACGTACGCCTCCCTGACCGCCACCTGGGCCGCGCATCCCGCACAGTGGCCACCCGCCGTCGCCGCGCTCGCACCCCGGCTGCAGCGCTACCTCGTCGTCGGGTCGCTGAGCAGCCAGGTGGTGCTCGAGTACGCCGTCCTGACGCTCGCGGCGGGCGGCGTGCTCGTGGCGGCCCGGCCCCCGGGGTTCCCCGACGCGATCACGCGGCACCGCGCGACCGCGAGCGTGATCACCGTCGGTCGGCTCCACCAGCTCGTGCGCGCGCAGCGCGAGCACCCCGCCGACCTGTCGACCCTGCGGGCGCTGCTCGTGTCCGGGTCGCCCCTGGCACCCGCGCGGCTCGCCGAGGCGCTCGAGGTGCTGGGGCCGGTCGTCTTCCACGGGTACGGGCAGACCGAGACCGGGATGATCGCGATGGTCACGCCCGACGAGATGCTCGCGACCCCCGCGGTGCGCGCGTCGGTCGGACGACCGCCCACGACCGTCGACGTGCAGGTGCGCGACGGCGAGCTGTGGGTCCGCACGCCCGGGCAGGCGTCGGGCTACTGGGACGACCCGACCGAGACGGCCGAGGTCTTCGTCGACGGCTGGGTGCGCACGCGTGACCTCGGGGAGGTCGACACCGACGGGTACGTGCACCTGCGCGGCCGTGCGCGGGACGTCGTCATCGTCGACGCGCAGCTCGTGCACGCCGGCGCCGTCGAGCGGGTCCTCGCGCAGGACCCGGCGGTGGCCGAGGCGTACGTCGCGGGCCGCCCCGACGACGACACGGGGGAGGCCGTGCACGCGTGGGTCGTCGCGGCGCACGGATCGGTCCCGGACGCCGACGCGCTGCGCGACCGCGTCGCGCGCGCGCTGGGCACGGTCGCGGTGCCCCGGACGGTGACCGTCGTCGACCACGTGCCGCTCGCCCCCAGCGGCAAGCCGCAGAAGTCCGCGCTGCCCGCGCCCGCCGTCACCGCCTGA
- a CDS encoding alpha-hydroxy acid oxidase codes for MPRPREAERGAREVLDPVHYDFLAGGAGDERTLTGNTDAFARRRLRPRVLRGAGTRDLSTDLPGARLAAPVVVAPTAFHRLAHPEGEVATARGVAAAGGLLTVSMMATTAVEEIAATGAALWFQLYVQPDRGFTAAVVARAEAAGCRALVLTVDSPVRGRHPRDERHGFTTLPDGLVCENMRGPDGRARDLVTDPDLGWDAVDWLRGTTSLPVLVKGVLHPADARLAVEHGVDGIVVSNHGGRQLDGAISTLDALPAVVDAVAGRVPVLLDGGVRRGVDVLVALALGAAAVMVGRPVLWGLAQAGADGVRAVLDDLTAELAHAMALVGAHRPTDLTPDLVVVP; via the coding sequence GTGCCACGGCCACGGGAGGCCGAGCGCGGTGCGCGCGAGGTCCTCGACCCCGTCCACTACGACTTCCTCGCGGGCGGCGCGGGCGACGAGCGCACGCTGACGGGCAACACCGACGCGTTCGCCCGGCGGCGGCTGCGCCCGCGCGTCCTGCGGGGGGCGGGGACGCGCGACCTGTCGACCGACCTGCCCGGTGCGCGGCTCGCCGCACCCGTCGTCGTCGCGCCCACCGCGTTCCACCGCCTCGCGCACCCCGAGGGCGAGGTCGCGACGGCGCGGGGCGTGGCCGCAGCCGGCGGGCTGCTGACCGTCAGCATGATGGCGACGACGGCGGTCGAGGAGATCGCCGCCACCGGCGCGGCGCTGTGGTTCCAGCTCTACGTGCAGCCCGACCGCGGGTTCACGGCCGCCGTGGTCGCGCGCGCCGAGGCCGCCGGCTGCCGGGCGCTCGTCCTGACGGTCGACTCCCCCGTCCGCGGCAGGCACCCGCGGGACGAGCGCCACGGCTTCACGACGCTGCCGGACGGGCTGGTCTGCGAGAACATGCGCGGCCCGGACGGGCGCGCCCGCGACCTCGTCACCGACCCCGACCTGGGCTGGGACGCGGTCGACTGGCTGCGCGGGACGACGTCGCTGCCCGTGCTGGTCAAGGGTGTGCTGCACCCCGCCGACGCCCGGCTGGCCGTCGAGCACGGCGTCGACGGGATCGTCGTGTCGAACCACGGCGGGCGGCAGCTCGACGGCGCGATCAGCACCCTGGACGCGCTGCCCGCGGTCGTCGACGCCGTCGCGGGCCGCGTGCCGGTGCTCCTCGACGGCGGCGTGCGCCGGGGCGTGGACGTGCTCGTCGCGCTCGCGCTCGGGGCCGCCGCCGTCATGGTCGGACGCCCGGTGCTGTGGGGGCTCGCGCAGGCCGGTGCGGACGGCGTCCGGGCCGTGCTCGACGACCTGACCGCCGAGCTCGCCCACGCGATGGCGCTGGTCGGCGCGCACCGGCCCACCGACCTGACCCCCGACCTCGTGGTGGTCCCGTGA